One Azoarcus sp. DN11 DNA segment encodes these proteins:
- the gcvP gene encoding aminomethyl-transferring glycine dehydrogenase produces the protein MSNAPVSSALRAPLSQLEQRDAFIARHIGPNPAEIARMLAAIGAPSLDALIDQTVPAAIRLPAPLPLDAAKPEHEALAELRSIAQKNIVKKSLIGMGYYGTHTPAVILRNVTENPGWYTAYTPYQAEISQGRLEALLNYQQMVIDLTGLELANASLLDEATAAAEAMTMARRVSKAKANAFFVDEACFPQTIDVVRTRAAYFGFELVFGPAADAATHEVFGALLQYPNERGEIADLGDTIAALKAKGAVTAVASDLMALVLLKSPGAIGADIALGSAQRFGVPMGFGGPHAAFFATREANVRAMPGRIIGVSKDAREKTALRMTLQTREQHIRREKANSNICTSQVLLANMAGFYAVYHGPEGLRTIAARIHRLAAILAEGLRRAGFPVPTAAFFDTLQVATGARTGELLTACDAAGFNLRKVSDSMLGISVDETTTAADIAAVLQCFGAGADLAALDAAVAANGGAIPAALQREDAILKHPVFSTHHTEHEMLRYLKKLQNRDLALDHSMISLGSCTMKLNATSEMIPITWPEFANMHPFAPREQAAGCLEMIAGLADYLKAVTGFPAICMQPNSGAQGEYAGLVSIARYHASRGEAHRNVCLIPKSAHGTNPATAHMCGMEVVVVACDDRGNVDVADLRAKAAQHADRLAALMITYPSTHGVFEEAIREICAIVHEHGGQVYMDGANLNAQVGLTSPAHIGADVSHMNLHKTFCIPHGGGGPGMGPIGLAAHLAPFMADHVVAATGGEDRPNKGQGAVSAAPFGSASILPISWMYIAMMGGEGLRQATQAAILNANYVANRLAEHYPVLYTGSQGRVAHECILDIRPIKAATGISEVDIAKRLMDYGFHAPTMSFPVAGTIMVEPTESEDLGELDRFIDAMIAIRSEIREIEAGRWTAEDNPLKHAPHTQADFLGDWTRSYSREQAAFPLPWVAENKFWPSVNRIDDVYGDRNLFCACVPMDDYAS, from the coding sequence ATGTCGAACGCCCCTGTCTCTTCCGCCCTGCGCGCCCCCTTGTCCCAGCTCGAGCAGCGTGACGCCTTCATCGCCCGCCACATCGGCCCGAATCCGGCCGAGATCGCGAGGATGCTCGCGGCCATCGGCGCCCCCTCGCTGGACGCCCTGATCGACCAGACCGTCCCCGCGGCGATCCGCCTGCCCGCGCCGCTGCCGCTGGACGCCGCAAAGCCCGAGCACGAGGCGCTAGCCGAGCTGCGTTCGATCGCGCAGAAGAACATCGTGAAGAAGTCCCTCATCGGCATGGGTTACTACGGCACGCATACGCCGGCGGTGATCCTGCGCAACGTGACGGAAAACCCCGGCTGGTACACCGCCTACACGCCGTATCAGGCCGAGATCTCGCAAGGCCGCCTGGAGGCGCTGCTGAATTACCAGCAGATGGTGATCGACTTGACCGGTCTCGAACTCGCCAACGCATCGCTGCTCGACGAAGCCACCGCGGCTGCCGAGGCCATGACGATGGCGCGGCGCGTGAGCAAGGCCAAGGCGAACGCGTTCTTCGTCGACGAAGCCTGCTTCCCGCAGACCATCGACGTCGTGCGCACCCGTGCCGCCTATTTCGGCTTCGAACTGGTATTCGGCCCGGCGGCCGACGCCGCCACGCACGAAGTCTTCGGTGCGCTGCTGCAGTACCCGAACGAACGCGGCGAGATTGCCGATCTCGGCGATACGATCGCGGCGCTGAAGGCCAAAGGGGCCGTCACCGCCGTCGCATCCGACCTGATGGCTCTCGTGCTGCTCAAGTCGCCCGGCGCCATAGGTGCCGACATCGCGCTCGGCTCGGCACAGCGCTTCGGCGTACCGATGGGCTTCGGTGGACCGCACGCGGCCTTCTTCGCGACACGCGAAGCCAACGTGCGCGCGATGCCCGGCCGCATCATCGGCGTATCGAAAGATGCCCGCGAAAAGACCGCGCTGCGCATGACCCTGCAGACGCGCGAGCAGCATATCCGCCGCGAGAAGGCGAACTCGAACATCTGCACCTCGCAGGTCCTGCTGGCCAACATGGCCGGCTTCTACGCCGTGTATCACGGACCGGAAGGCCTGCGCACGATCGCGGCGCGCATCCACCGCCTGGCCGCGATCCTCGCCGAAGGCCTGCGCCGGGCCGGCTTCCCGGTACCGACGGCGGCCTTCTTCGACACGCTGCAGGTCGCGACCGGCGCACGCACGGGCGAACTCCTCACTGCCTGCGACGCCGCGGGCTTCAACCTGCGCAAGGTCTCGGACAGCATGCTCGGCATCTCGGTCGATGAGACGACGACCGCCGCCGACATCGCGGCGGTGCTGCAGTGCTTCGGCGCAGGCGCCGACCTCGCCGCGCTCGACGCCGCGGTGGCCGCGAACGGCGGCGCCATCCCCGCCGCGCTGCAACGCGAGGACGCCATCCTGAAGCACCCCGTGTTCAGCACGCACCACACCGAGCACGAGATGCTGCGCTACCTGAAGAAGCTGCAGAACCGCGACCTCGCCCTCGACCACTCGATGATCTCGCTCGGCAGCTGCACGATGAAGCTCAACGCGACGAGCGAGATGATCCCGATCACCTGGCCGGAATTCGCGAACATGCACCCGTTCGCGCCGCGCGAGCAGGCGGCCGGCTGCCTCGAGATGATCGCGGGCCTCGCCGACTACCTCAAGGCCGTCACCGGCTTCCCGGCAATCTGCATGCAGCCGAACTCCGGCGCGCAGGGCGAGTATGCGGGCCTCGTGTCGATCGCGCGCTACCACGCGAGCCGCGGCGAAGCGCACCGCAACGTGTGCCTGATCCCGAAGTCCGCGCACGGCACCAATCCCGCGACGGCACACATGTGCGGCATGGAAGTCGTGGTCGTCGCATGCGACGACAGGGGCAACGTCGACGTCGCCGACCTGCGCGCAAAGGCCGCGCAGCACGCCGACCGCCTTGCCGCGCTGATGATCACCTATCCCTCCACGCACGGGGTGTTCGAAGAGGCGATCCGCGAGATCTGCGCCATCGTCCATGAGCACGGCGGACAGGTGTACATGGACGGCGCCAACCTCAACGCCCAGGTCGGCCTGACCTCCCCCGCGCACATCGGCGCGGACGTCAGCCACATGAACCTGCACAAGACCTTCTGCATCCCGCATGGCGGCGGCGGACCGGGCATGGGCCCGATCGGCCTGGCGGCGCATCTCGCGCCGTTCATGGCCGACCACGTGGTCGCCGCGACCGGCGGCGAAGATCGCCCGAACAAGGGCCAGGGCGCAGTCAGCGCCGCGCCCTTCGGTTCCGCGAGCATCCTGCCGATCTCGTGGATGTACATCGCGATGATGGGCGGGGAAGGCCTCAGGCAGGCGACCCAGGCCGCGATCCTCAACGCGAACTACGTCGCCAACCGCCTCGCCGAGCACTACCCGGTGCTGTATACGGGCTCGCAGGGGCGCGTCGCGCACGAGTGCATCCTCGACATCCGCCCGATCAAGGCCGCCACCGGAATCAGCGAAGTCGACATCGCCAAGCGCCTGATGGACTATGGATTCCATGCACCGACGATGTCATTCCCGGTCGCCGGCACGATCATGGTCGAACCGACCGAGTCCGAGGATCTGGGCGAACTCGACCGCTTCATCGACGCGATGATTGCCATTCGCAGCGAAATCCGCGAGATCGAGGCCGGCCGCTGGACCGCCGAGGACAACCCGCTGAAGCACGCCCCCCACACCCAGGCGGATTTCCTCGGCGACTGGACTCGCAGCTATTCCCGCGAGCAAGCCGCCTTCCCGCTGCCGTGGGTCGCGGAAAACAAGTTCTGGCCCAGCGTCAATCGCATCGACGACGTCTATGGCGACCGCAATTTGTTCTGCGCCTGCGTGCCGATGGACGACTACGCAAGCTAA
- a CDS encoding beta-1,6-glucan synthase, with protein MSPHTPPRPHDRNWLSLLLVGLTILLVLGMVLVQQTHPVPMHDLKLADGERLKCVSYAPYRLPGQTPFDEKLVITREQIAADLTALSKITECVRIYSVDQGLDQVPAVAREIGLKVLLGAWVNADPKRNMKQLDHAIGLANDYADVVRVLIVGNEVLLRRERTESEMRELIEYARARVKVPVTYADVWEFWLQHPKLAESVDWVTVHILPFWEDHPVAIDRAVAHVADVFDEVRSHFDKPLMIGETGWPSAGRQRQGSEPSQVNQARYIREFVHIAHEKGWNYNLIEAIDQPWKRRLEGTVGGYWGMLGTDLHPKFPLAGPVTERTGVASLLAGAGLGAVLCLLLSMGRRNGPLRAAALCTTGAVAGLSAVLGWEHAQLAWRDPFEWWLLGSIGALGLMTALVASHWSATAPLTSASEAWATLREGRLHALDAGQALGLLRGLLLFAAAIAALLLFADPRYRDFPVFLYLVPALVFGVTGWWAASRLGVEETVCGLVIAVCVVGRWLPEPLNPQAIAWLATGLLLAGPCLRAAVREHQQRKHGTHGGVVEAVKDETCNPA; from the coding sequence ATGTCTCCGCACACCCCGCCCCGACCGCACGACCGCAACTGGCTCAGCCTCCTGCTGGTCGGCCTGACCATCTTGCTGGTCCTGGGCATGGTGCTCGTGCAGCAGACCCACCCGGTGCCGATGCACGACCTGAAACTCGCGGACGGGGAGCGCCTGAAATGCGTGTCCTATGCCCCCTACCGCCTGCCGGGCCAGACGCCCTTCGACGAAAAGCTCGTAATCACGCGCGAGCAGATCGCCGCGGACCTCACCGCACTGTCGAAGATCACCGAATGCGTGCGCATCTATTCAGTCGACCAGGGCCTCGATCAGGTGCCCGCCGTCGCACGCGAAATCGGCCTCAAGGTCCTGCTCGGCGCCTGGGTCAATGCCGATCCCAAGCGCAACATGAAGCAGCTCGACCACGCGATCGGGCTCGCCAACGACTACGCCGACGTGGTTCGCGTTCTGATCGTCGGCAACGAGGTGCTGTTGCGCCGCGAGCGCACCGAGTCGGAAATGCGCGAGCTGATCGAATACGCCCGCGCGCGGGTGAAGGTCCCCGTGACCTACGCCGACGTCTGGGAGTTCTGGCTGCAGCACCCGAAGCTCGCCGAGTCGGTCGATTGGGTAACAGTTCATATCCTGCCGTTCTGGGAGGACCACCCCGTCGCGATCGACCGCGCCGTCGCGCACGTCGCGGACGTGTTCGACGAAGTGCGCAGCCATTTCGACAAGCCGCTGATGATCGGCGAGACCGGCTGGCCCAGCGCCGGACGCCAGCGTCAGGGCTCGGAGCCCTCCCAGGTCAATCAGGCGCGCTACATCCGCGAATTCGTGCATATCGCGCACGAAAAGGGCTGGAACTACAACCTCATCGAAGCCATCGACCAGCCGTGGAAGCGCCGCCTCGAAGGCACCGTCGGCGGCTACTGGGGCATGCTCGGCACCGACCTGCACCCGAAATTCCCCCTCGCGGGCCCCGTCACCGAGCGCACGGGGGTCGCCTCGCTGCTCGCCGGCGCGGGTCTCGGTGCCGTGCTGTGCCTGCTGCTATCGATGGGCAGGCGTAACGGCCCGTTGCGTGCGGCGGCCCTGTGCACGACGGGCGCCGTCGCCGGACTGAGTGCCGTACTGGGCTGGGAACACGCGCAACTTGCCTGGCGCGACCCGTTCGAATGGTGGCTGCTCGGCAGCATCGGCGCGCTGGGCCTCATGACGGCCCTCGTCGCGTCGCACTGGTCCGCCACGGCACCGCTCACGAGCGCGAGCGAAGCGTGGGCCACCCTCCGCGAGGGCCGGCTGCACGCGCTCGACGCCGGACAGGCGCTCGGCCTGCTGCGCGGGCTGCTGCTGTTCGCCGCGGCCATCGCCGCCCTGCTGCTGTTCGCGGATCCGCGCTACCGCGACTTCCCCGTGTTCCTGTATCTCGTTCCCGCGCTCGTGTTCGGGGTCACCGGGTGGTGGGCGGCGAGCCGGCTCGGCGTGGAGGAAACGGTGTGCGGCCTCGTGATCGCAGTCTGCGTCGTCGGCCGCTGGTTACCGGAGCCCCTCAATCCCCAGGCCATCGCGTGGCTCGCAACCGGCCTCCTCCTTGCCGGCCCGTGCCTGCGCGCCGCCGTGCGCGAGCACCAGCAGCGAAAGCATGGCACCCACGGCGGCGTAGTCGAAGCTGTAAAGGACGAGACCTGCAATCCCGCATAG